The Balneolaceae bacterium genomic sequence TGCGGGAGTCGATTTTCACCAATCTCACACGCTGGCAGAAGGTGCAGCTGGCGCGACATCCCGACCGGCCCTATACCCTGGACTACATCTATCGCATCACCGAGAATTTCGTGGAACTGCACGGCGACCGTTACGAAAGTGACGACAAGGCGATCGTCGGGGGACTGGCCACCATTGAAGGGCGCTCTGTGATGATTATGGGTCACCAGAAGGGTCGTGACACCCAGGATCGCAAGTTCCGCCGTTTCGGCATGGCCAACCCGGAAGGGTACCGCAAGGCCTACCGCCTGATGAAACTGGCTGAGAAGTTCGGCATCCCGGTGATCACCCTGCTCGACACCCCAGGCGCCTTTCCCGGATTGGAAGCCGAGGAGCGGGGACAGGCCGAGGCCATCGCCAGAAACCTCAAGATGATGGCTACGCTCAAGGTACCCATTATCACTGTGGTCATCGGGGAGGGGGCCAGCGGGGGCGCCATCGGCATTGGCATGGGCAACGAAGTCTACATGATGGAAAATACATGGTACTCGGTCATATCGCCCGAATCGTGCTCGTCCATTCTCTGGAAAACCTGGGATTACAAAGAGCAGGCTGCCTCCGTGCTCAAACTGACGGCCGCCGACCTGGAAGAGATGGAGGTAATTGACGGGATCATTAAAGAGCCGCTGGGAGGCGCCCACCGCGATCCCGATGCGGCTGCCGAAGCTGTACGCGGGCAGCTGGTGAAGTCCCTGAAGAAAATGGGCCGCCTGAAAGCCGAAACACTGGTGTCGCGGCGCATCGAAAAGTATTCTTCCATGGGCGAGTGGAAAGAGGCTTCCCCAACCAAAAAGAAATAACCCCCCTTGCTGCCCGACCGAGAACCCGCATTTACCTATCGCCACACCCTGCGCAGCCGGTACGGGGAGACCGACAAGATGGGCTTCGTCTACTATGGACGCTACCTGGAGTACTTCGAGGAGGCCCGCACCGAAATGATCCGTTCGTTGGGCATGCCCTACAGCCAGCTGGAAGAGGAGGGTTTTATGCTTCCTGTGGTGCATGCCTCCATCGACTATAAGGCGCCTGTATTCTACGACGAATTGATCCACGTGCACGTGTATCTCTTCGAGCTGCCTTCCGTAAAATTGGAAACCTGGTACCGGATTTATACCGATCGGACTGATGCAGCCCACGCTGCGGGTAAGGTGACGCTCTGTTTTATGAAGGCCGACAGCCGCAGGCCTTGCCGAGCCCCTGACTCGTTTTTGAAGGGTCTGGAACCGCATTTTGACGAAGCAACCTGAGTGACGCACGTCGTATCTGAGCCAAGCCCGACACCAAGCAATCAACTTATGCCCATTGGCCGACACCATTACGGACTCTATACCTATGTGGCGGGTGCCGTGACTTTCGTGGCTGTCGCAGCCCTGGGAGGAGGACTTTGGGGACAGCAGACCCACTGGATGCTGCAGTGGCAGCACACCATGTTTGAACTGCTTTGCCACCAGATACCCGACCGCTCCTTCTGGCTGGGCGGGCAACCCATGGCCGTCTGCAGCCGCTGCATGGGCGTGTACGGCGGCATGCTGGCGGGCGTGCTGATCGTCCCCATGGCCGGAAGCGTGTTTCCCACGGTGCGGCGCCGGTTGCGATTTGACTTCCTCAAATGGGCCGTCGCCGGGACCGCAGCGCTCAATGGGGCGGACATACTTGGAAATATGCTCTCTTTTTGGCAAAATACCCTGCACTCGCGCCTGGCCCTCGGGCTCCTGGTAGGCGTAGCAGTCTCGGCCCTGATTATATCGGCAATGACAACCCATAACGAAAAAAAGGAAATCCTGCACTATGGAACAGCATAACGAATCGGAAATTCCCTCATACTGGCCATCGGTTGGGGTGGCAGGCCTCCTCTTCGGGGTCATTTTCTTCATCGTGGCCACAGGCGGCGCCTACATGACCATCGGCAGCGAACCTGTCGGGTCCTTTTTCTCCACCCAGACGGTGGGATACTGTCTGGCCTGCCTGCTCGGCGCCTTCGCTGGCATGACCGCCATCTGGCACTACAATCGGGAGACGGGTATGAAACTCACCCTGGGCAAAGGCGCGCTCATTGGATTCTATTCCGGGGCGCTTATTGGAGTGATCGGCACTCTGCTGAGTCAGATCTGGTATATAATCGATCCCGCCTTCACCGAGGAGCTGATGAACTGGACCATTGCAAATTTTGAGGCTATGGACCAGATGCCTGATGAACAGCGTCAGGCCATGATTGACAGCACCTATTCCCAGTTTCAGAACATGCACTCCCTCTGGAATATCGTGCAGGGACTTCTCATGTACTCCATTGGGATGGGAATCCTTAATTCGCTGAGTGGACTGTTGGGCGTAATGTTCTTCGCTCGCAAGAAAGAGGACATCTGAATGACCCCCACCTCTGATCCCCTTTACGGCGTCTACCGACCCTGGGTGGAGCGCAACGGCTTCGCCCACTGGGCCATGGCGCTTATCTGGCTGATTCTCGCCTTCGTTCTATTCCAGGTCATCGCCTCCATCGTGGCCGTCGCGCTTATTTTCGCGCGCACCGGGCTGGAGCTGAACATGGACGACACCATGGAGATGATGATGGCCAACCTGGACCTGCTTTTCGTGGGTAACACCCTCGGGCAGGTCTTCTTCCTGGGACTGCTGACGTGGTTTGTGAGTCGTTTTCACACCTCTTCATTTGAGCGTCCTTCTTTCTTCCGATTCCGTTGGCGGTCGAACACTCTCCAGATCACGGCCCTGACCGTCGTGCTGGTACTGGTTATGCAGCCGGCCGTCTGGTTTCTCTCCTGGCTGAACGCAATGATACCGGCGCCTGAATTCTTTGAGTCCATGCAGGCCTCCCAGATGGAAATGATCGAGATGTTTCTGAAGGGGGACCATATCATCTGGCTGACGCTTTTTCACGTGGCGCTGGTGCCGGCCGTTTGCGAGGAGGTGCTTTTCCGCGGGTATGTCCTGCGCGCCTTCCAGAAGAGCTGGGGCGCCTGGACGGCCATCATCGTCTCCGGAATTCTTTTCGGCATGTACCACATGCAACTCACCAACCTGCTGCCACTGGCGGCCATCGGCATACTTCTGGCCTTCCTCACCTGGATTTCCGGGAGTATCGTACCGGCCATGGTGGCCCACTTTGTCAACAACGGGAGCAGTGTCCTTCTGGGCTCCTATTTTCCGGAATCGGCCCTGGCCGAGATCACCCCGGAGACCATGCCGCCCCTCTGGGCAGTGGTCCTGAGTCTAGTAATCTCGGGCTATATTCTGCACTATCTGGCCAGTAAGGGGGTGCCGGAAGAAGAACGGACCGCAGGGACGTCGGATGCCGACCCAGACACGTTCGGTAACAAAGACCAGTCCGGCACGACCGGGGAGGACCGCTATGTTTGAAGGACCCGATCCCGAAGAGATTGAAGACTGGGTCTGCGTGCTGGAGGGCAGTACGGAGCACGAGGTGGCCATGGCGCAAAATTTCCTGGCCAACATGGAGATCCCCTCCAACATCCTGTCGAAGCGCGACTCCGCCTACAGCTTGAACGTGGGCGAGATGGCCCTTGTCTACCTCTACGTGCCCAAGGAGTACGCCGCTGAGGCCAGGGAGGCCCTGGACGAACTGAACGATATGGACCTGCCGCCCGGCGGGGAAGAGGAGTAGATCTTGTCCGAACTCGCCACACGCATAGCGACGGCCCTCCCGGCAGCGGCGCTGCTGCTGTTTGCCGTCTGGATGGGCGGCTGGATTTTGTTCGGGGCGGCCGCGCTGCTCGCCCTCCTGGGCGTCCGTGAACTCCACCGGATCTGCAGCATGGCCGGATGGCAGGGCGATCCCGTCCTGGCGGCGCTGTTGGCCCTCTGGCTGCTGTCCGCGCCCATCAATCCCCACATGATGGCGACCGGCTTCGCGCTGATGCTGCTGCTGGTCATCCGCGACCTGATGCGGGGCAGACCCGCCGACCTCGACCGACTGGTCGCCACCCCCTTTGTGGCTTTCTATCCCTCGGCC encodes the following:
- a CDS encoding acetyl-CoA carboxylase carboxyltransferase subunit alpha; its protein translation is MQYLDFEQPIADLENKIKELNEISVADDDVLAPEIERLQERVDELRESIFTNLTRWQKVQLARHPDRPYTLDYIYRITENFVELHGDRYESDDKAIVGGLATIEGRSVMIMGHQKGRDTQDRKFRRFGMANPEGYRKAYRLMKLAEKFGIPVITLLDTPGAFPGLEAEERGQAEAIARNLKMMATLKVPIITVVIGEGASGGAIGIGMGNEVYMMENTWYSVISPESCSSILWKTWDYKEQAASVLKLTAADLEEMEVIDGIIKEPLGGAHRDPDAAAEAVRGQLVKSLKKMGRLKAETLVSRRIEKYSSMGEWKEASPTKKK
- a CDS encoding DUF2085 domain-containing protein, whose product is MPIGRHHYGLYTYVAGAVTFVAVAALGGGLWGQQTHWMLQWQHTMFELLCHQIPDRSFWLGGQPMAVCSRCMGVYGGMLAGVLIVPMAGSVFPTVRRRLRFDFLKWAVAGTAALNGADILGNMLSFWQNTLHSRLALGLLVGVAVSALIISAMTTHNEKKEILHYGTA
- a CDS encoding thioesterase family protein — encoded protein: MLPDREPAFTYRHTLRSRYGETDKMGFVYYGRYLEYFEEARTEMIRSLGMPYSQLEEEGFMLPVVHASIDYKAPVFYDELIHVHVYLFELPSVKLETWYRIYTDRTDAAHAAGKVTLCFMKADSRRPCRAPDSFLKGLEPHFDEAT
- a CDS encoding type II CAAX endopeptidase family protein, which produces MTPTSDPLYGVYRPWVERNGFAHWAMALIWLILAFVLFQVIASIVAVALIFARTGLELNMDDTMEMMMANLDLLFVGNTLGQVFFLGLLTWFVSRFHTSSFERPSFFRFRWRSNTLQITALTVVLVLVMQPAVWFLSWLNAMIPAPEFFESMQASQMEMIEMFLKGDHIIWLTLFHVALVPAVCEEVLFRGYVLRAFQKSWGAWTAIIVSGILFGMYHMQLTNLLPLAAIGILLAFLTWISGSIVPAMVAHFVNNGSSVLLGSYFPESALAEITPETMPPLWAVVLSLVISGYILHYLASKGVPEEERTAGTSDADPDTFGNKDQSGTTGEDRYV
- a CDS encoding DUF4199 domain-containing protein — its product is MEQHNESEIPSYWPSVGVAGLLFGVIFFIVATGGAYMTIGSEPVGSFFSTQTVGYCLACLLGAFAGMTAIWHYNRETGMKLTLGKGALIGFYSGALIGVIGTLLSQIWYIIDPAFTEELMNWTIANFEAMDQMPDEQRQAMIDSTYSQFQNMHSLWNIVQGLLMYSIGMGILNSLSGLLGVMFFARKKEDI